TGGCGCAATTTCTCGTCGAGCGGCTGCTCATCGACCTGAGCCGTTGCCGGCTCGCTGCTGGCGACCGGGCCGCGGTAGAGGTCAGCGACGTCGAAATCGTGCTGCGGTCGCTCGGCGGCTGGCCGGGTGGGCGACTGGGAAATCTTGGCGTAGCGGTCGCGTTGGCGCATGGGCGGGCTCCAAGAGGACTCTGGCAACTATGGCACAATCCGCAGGTGGCGCGCATCGCTCCAATTCGCATCCGTTGGCGTTCATTTGCGGACTGCAACCAAAATCATGACCGTTATCGAGGCAATCGCGGTAATCTTCGGCTTTCTCTGCGTCTGGCTGATCATTCGCCAGAATATCTGGTGTTGGCCAACCGGGTTGGTGCAGGTGGTGCTCTACCTGTTTATTTTCTCCCAGGTCAAGCTTTACTCGGACATGCTGCTGCACGGCATCTATGTGGTCATGCAGCTGTACGGCTGGCACTGGTGGTTGCACGGCGGGCATGATCGCGACCGCCTGCCGGTGACGCGCCTGTCCGCTGCCGGGCTATCTGCCTGGGCCTTGCTGGCGGCGGCCGCCAGCCTGGGCTGGGGCCACCTGATGGCGACCCAGACCGACGCCGCCTTGCCCTACGCTGACGCCTTCACCACGGTGGCGAGCCTGGTCGCGCAGTGGCTGCTGGCGCGCAAGAAGTTGGAGTCCTGGCTGTTCTGGATCGCCGTCGATCTGGCCGCTATCGTCATCTACTATTCCAAGACGCTTTATCTGACCTCCGGCCTCTACGCGGCTTTTCTGGTGATGGCTGTTTTTGGGCTGCTCGCCTGGCACAGATCCCAGCGCGAGCCGCAGGCGGCGGTGCAACCGGCATGAGCACTGGGTTAGTACTGGGCAAGTTCGCGCCCCTGCATCGAGGCCACCAACTGCTGATCGAGACCGCCCTGGCGGAAAACGATCGGGTGCTGGTCATGATCTACCACGCCCCTGACGTCACCGGCGTAGCCCTCCCGGTGCGGGCAGGCTGGATTCGTGCCATCTACCCACAGGTGGCGGTGATCGAGGCCTGGGATGGTCCGCTAGAGGTCAGCAATGCGCCTGACATCCGGCGCCAGCACGAGACCTACATCCTCGCTCGACTCGGCGGGCGCCGCGTCGATGCCTTCTACTCCAGCGAGTTCTACGGCGAACATGTCAGCTGCGCCCTCGGCGCAATCGACCGTCGCATCGACCCGGAACGCACCCGCGTGCCCATCTCGGCCACCGCAATCCGCGCCGCCCCCTACCAACACCGTGAATTCCTGGACCCCCTGGTTTATCGCGACTTGATCACCCGCGTGGTGTTTCTCGGCGCCCCCAGCACCGGCAAGAGCACCCTGGCTGCGGCCCTGGCCGCGCGCCATCACACCTGCTGGATGCCAGAATATGGCCGAGAATACTGGGAAGCACACCAGCGCCAGCGCCGCCTGAGCCCGGTGCAACTGGTGGAGATAGCCGAAGGGCACCGCCAGCGGGAGGACCGCCTGGCCGAGCAGGCCAACCGCTTCCTGTTCGTCGACACCGACGCCTCAACCACGCGCCATTTCGCCCGCTACTACCACGGCAGGGAGTTGCCGCGACTTGATCAACTGGTCGCGGAATGCGCCCAGCGCTACGACCTGTTCTTCCTGTGCGAGGACGACATTGCCTACGCCGACACTTGGGATCGCTCCGGCCCGGCCAACCGTCGCGAGATGCAAGCCCAGGTCAAAACCGACCTGGCGCTGCGCAAGCTCCCCTACCTGGCCTTGTACGGTCCGCTCGTACAGCGGATGGTCCAGGTCGACCAGGAACTGGCCCGCTCCTTAGAATGCTCTTGAAATCAGCATAGTCCGCGTTATGCTCGGTGGTCAGTTCGTTGGATTCGTTCTTTCTTCACTAACGCTTGGCATTGAGGCGGTAGAGCTATGAAACGGTTGACGACCCCAATATTGCCGCCGGCAGTTGGTGCATGCGCACTGCTGTCAGGCTTGCTGAGCCTGAGCGGATGCAGCGGCGAGAGTGGAAGTGGCAGTGGCGAATACTATACCGACTGGGATATCGCCGGTGGTTGTGCCAGTGACCAAGGCGGCGATACCCGAACCAGCGGCGCCGGAACCGAGGTCGATGTCTGCGATGGCGTGGGGGAGTATTCCTGGATATGGGTGACCTATGCGGCTCCCTGGTGCAGTGCGAGCAAGGCGCAGGCGCCGCAGATTCGGGCATTTAAACACCAGGCCGAATCCGATGTGATCCTCTATGCAGTGCTGACCGCAGGTGACGAGGTTTTTTCCGCCGCCACCGTCGCCGATGCGCGCTCCTGGGCCAGCACCCACGGCTTGCCAGCGACGCAGGTGCTGACCGAACAGTCTTCGCGCACCATCCCGCAGCACTTACTCATTGGCCCGGATGGCCGCACGTTCTACCGCTACGTCGGCTTCCTGGATGCCGCAGAGATGCACCAGTTGCTCGCGGACTTTCGCCACAGCACCCGAGTCCCCGACGTGCGATCACTGCCCCGGCCATGAGCCGACACATTCTCATCGTCGAAGACGAGCCGGCGATTGCCGATACGCTCATCTATGCGCTGCAAAGCGAGGGGTTTCGCACCACCCATTGTCTGCTCGGTCGCCAAGGACTTGAGCTCGCCGCAGCTGACGCGGCTGATCTGATGATCCTCGATATTGGCCTGCCCGATCTCAACGGCTTTGACGTCTGCCGGGAGTTGCGTCGCACCAGCGAACTGCCGGTGCTCTTTCTGACCGCGCGCGGCGATGAGATCGACCGCATTCTGGGGCTTGAGCTTGGCGGCGATGATTATGTCCTCAAGCCCTTCAGTCCGCGCGAAGTCGCTGTGCGGGTTCGCCGCATTCTCCAACGCCAGCAGATGGCCCCGGATCAGACCTCGACCGCGAGCACCAGCCCCTTTGAACATGATCCGACGCGCCGAGCGATTCGCTACCTGGCGCAGCCGCTTGAGCTGACGCGCTACGAATACGACCTGCTGGTGACTCTGATCGGCGCGCCCGGGCGGGTATTCACCCGAGCC
Above is a genomic segment from Thiorhodovibrio litoralis containing:
- a CDS encoding TlpA family protein disulfide reductase is translated as MKRLTTPILPPAVGACALLSGLLSLSGCSGESGSGSGEYYTDWDIAGGCASDQGGDTRTSGAGTEVDVCDGVGEYSWIWVTYAAPWCSASKAQAPQIRAFKHQAESDVILYAVLTAGDEVFSAATVADARSWASTHGLPATQVLTEQSSRTIPQHLLIGPDGRTFYRYVGFLDAAEMHQLLADFRHSTRVPDVRSLPRP
- the creB gene encoding two-component system response regulator CreB — its product is MSRHILIVEDEPAIADTLIYALQSEGFRTTHCLLGRQGLELAAADAADLMILDIGLPDLNGFDVCRELRRTSELPVLFLTARGDEIDRILGLELGGDDYVLKPFSPREVAVRVRRILQRQQMAPDQTSTASTSPFEHDPTRRAIRYLAQPLELTRYEYDLLVTLIGAPGRVFTRAQLMQKIWAHPEHSLERTVDTHIKTVRAKLRAIHPDADPIRTHRGIGYSLEPIANPKGYPNGEPNG
- a CDS encoding AAA family ATPase, which produces MSTGLVLGKFAPLHRGHQLLIETALAENDRVLVMIYHAPDVTGVALPVRAGWIRAIYPQVAVIEAWDGPLEVSNAPDIRRQHETYILARLGGRRVDAFYSSEFYGEHVSCALGAIDRRIDPERTRVPISATAIRAAPYQHREFLDPLVYRDLITRVVFLGAPSTGKSTLAAALAARHHTCWMPEYGREYWEAHQRQRRLSPVQLVEIAEGHRQREDRLAEQANRFLFVDTDASTTRHFARYYHGRELPRLDQLVAECAQRYDLFFLCEDDIAYADTWDRSGPANRREMQAQVKTDLALRKLPYLALYGPLVQRMVQVDQELARSLECS
- the pnuC gene encoding nicotinamide riboside transporter PnuC → MTVIEAIAVIFGFLCVWLIIRQNIWCWPTGLVQVVLYLFIFSQVKLYSDMLLHGIYVVMQLYGWHWWLHGGHDRDRLPVTRLSAAGLSAWALLAAAASLGWGHLMATQTDAALPYADAFTTVASLVAQWLLARKKLESWLFWIAVDLAAIVIYYSKTLYLTSGLYAAFLVMAVFGLLAWHRSQREPQAAVQPA